A region from the Aeromicrobium choanae genome encodes:
- a CDS encoding TetR/AcrR family transcriptional regulator: MVRNLERRTLLSDAAVSVLAQQGSRGLTHRAIDLEAKVPKGTASNYFASRDDIIDAILVRIGERLSPDPDIHAALAARTPGIDLFTDYLKDIVYRLTAESDVMIALFELRLEATRRPHVADALASWRRNGLAADVEFNTSMGLPGDASDITLFHYAIDGLVFDRLTVPLDDSADVDALVETLARRILGG; this comes from the coding sequence ATGGTCCGCAATCTCGAGCGCCGCACCCTCCTCTCCGACGCCGCTGTCAGCGTCCTCGCCCAGCAGGGTTCGCGGGGGCTGACGCACCGCGCCATCGACCTCGAGGCCAAGGTGCCGAAGGGCACGGCCTCGAACTACTTCGCCTCGCGCGACGACATCATCGACGCGATCCTCGTCCGCATCGGGGAGCGCCTCTCCCCCGACCCCGACATCCACGCCGCACTCGCTGCGCGCACTCCGGGCATCGATCTGTTCACGGACTACCTGAAGGACATCGTCTACCGGCTCACCGCGGAGTCCGACGTCATGATCGCGCTGTTCGAGCTGCGCCTGGAGGCCACGCGCCGCCCTCACGTCGCCGATGCCCTTGCGAGTTGGCGCCGCAACGGGCTGGCGGCCGACGTGGAGTTCAACACGTCCATGGGCTTGCCTGGTGACGCCTCGGACATCACGCTGTTCCACTACGCGATCGACGGCTTGGTGTTCGACCGACTGACCGTCCCGCTCGACGACAGTGCGGACGTCGACGCGCTCGTCGAGACCTTGGCGCGCCGGATCCTGGGCGGTTGA
- a CDS encoding dihydrofolate reductase family protein, whose translation MMRELVYYVAVSIDGFIAEPDGTFDAFPVTGDHAAVLTSDFADAVPTQFLEMLGVAPPRSRFDTVIQGSRSYRIALDEGNEHPYAHLREYVATRSGATPPDGVTYTADPLATIRDLKQEDGLGIYLCGGGVLAGSLLSEIDQLVLKRYPIVLGDGIRMFAGADPTVAPFNLVSTRRFESGLVIEEYRRPDEGSPFRGPSRA comes from the coding sequence ATGATGCGCGAACTCGTCTACTACGTCGCCGTCTCGATCGACGGCTTCATCGCCGAACCCGACGGCACGTTCGACGCATTCCCCGTCACGGGCGACCACGCCGCCGTCCTCACGAGCGACTTCGCGGACGCCGTCCCGACGCAGTTCCTGGAGATGCTCGGAGTCGCCCCGCCGCGCAGCCGGTTCGACACGGTGATCCAGGGGAGCAGGAGCTACCGGATCGCGCTCGACGAGGGCAACGAGCATCCGTACGCCCACCTGCGCGAGTACGTGGCGACCCGCTCCGGGGCCACGCCGCCGGACGGTGTCACCTACACGGCCGACCCGCTGGCGACGATCCGGGATCTGAAGCAGGAGGACGGCCTGGGCATCTACCTGTGCGGTGGCGGCGTGCTCGCCGGCTCGCTGCTGTCCGAGATCGATCAACTGGTGCTCAAGCGCTATCCCATCGTCCTCGGCGACGGCATCCGCATGTTCGCCGGCGCCGACCCGACGGTCGCACCGTTCAACCTCGTCAGCACGCGACGGTTCGAGTCCGGTCTGGTGATCGAGGAGTACCGCAGACCAGATGAGGGGAGCCCCTTTCGCGGCCCGTCCCGTGCGTAA
- a CDS encoding GNAT family N-acetyltransferase, which yields MTRTEAPWTDSAAWPQDVSLVRIPLPVLDALARGDSETAERLTDVELGRYVVGPDCLWLWQIRSEQLVASPDDHEWVTRLIVDGPSGDVVGVAGFHGAPDRRGMVEIGYRIDPDRRRRGYARSALQVLLAIARADPRVDVVRATVSPDNLASRALLDQYGFREVGEQWDDVDGLETIFEVSA from the coding sequence GTGACACGCACCGAGGCGCCATGGACGGACTCGGCGGCCTGGCCGCAGGACGTGAGCCTCGTACGGATCCCGTTGCCGGTGCTGGACGCGCTCGCCCGCGGTGACAGCGAGACGGCCGAGCGTCTCACCGACGTGGAGCTCGGTCGGTACGTCGTCGGACCCGATTGTCTCTGGCTCTGGCAGATACGCAGCGAGCAACTCGTGGCGAGTCCCGACGACCACGAGTGGGTCACCCGCCTGATCGTCGACGGACCTTCAGGTGACGTCGTCGGCGTGGCCGGCTTTCACGGAGCGCCGGACCGCCGCGGCATGGTCGAGATCGGCTACCGGATCGACCCGGACCGGCGCCGGCGCGGCTATGCGCGGTCGGCCCTGCAGGTGCTGCTCGCGATCGCACGCGCCGATCCGCGGGTCGACGTCGTCCGCGCGACCGTCAGTCCCGACAACCTGGCGTCCCGCGCGCTGCTCGATCAGTACGGCTTTCGCGAGGTCGGCGAGCAGTGGGACGACGTCGACGGGCTGGAGACGATCTTCGAGGTGAGCGCCTGA
- a CDS encoding VOC family protein: MTPQSIVIGLPIADRPTSRDFYRDVLGFEASGEPADDGVPEPLQFALSDTVSVMLVPTGGFGWAIGGRPVAPAGQHETVFTLAVPSEAEVDALMERARSAGAEIVTEAAQLPWGYAGTFADPDGHLWSASSGEG, encoded by the coding sequence ATGACTCCGCAGAGCATCGTCATCGGGCTGCCGATCGCCGACCGCCCCACATCCCGCGACTTCTACCGCGACGTCCTCGGATTCGAGGCGTCGGGCGAGCCGGCCGACGACGGAGTTCCCGAGCCGCTGCAGTTCGCGCTGTCGGACACGGTGAGCGTGATGCTCGTGCCGACCGGGGGATTCGGGTGGGCGATCGGTGGTCGTCCCGTGGCGCCTGCCGGTCAGCACGAGACGGTGTTCACGCTGGCCGTGCCGTCGGAGGCCGAGGTCGACGCGCTGATGGAGCGGGCGCGGTCCGCCGGTGCCGAGATCGTCACCGAGGCCGCCCAGCTGCCCTGGGGCTACGCCGGAACGTTCGCCGACCCGGACGGCCACCTGTGGTCAGCTTCGTCCGGCGAGGGATGA